The genomic DNA CAGAGTGGTGGTCCTTATCCCCAGGAGGACAGCCCCCCGGTCCCCCTGGGCCACCATGAGACTGTTTCTGCTGATCTAAGTCATACCCTGAGGGGTGACGACCCCTTAGAAGAGACATGCAGTCAAAAAGAAAATTATCAATAAAACACGGCTAGGCAAAATATGTTCATYAAATGTTATATGTCGAGCAGACAAAACAATGAGGGTATTTTACCTGAGCTGCTGTCAAACATTTCCAGCGATTAAATATGTTACTTTGATAAGAAAATTGCAACAAAGGATTACGTTTTTTTTAATCACTGTTTTATCATATTAATATAAGGCTATAAAACAGATTGACCTGCCCAAAAGTTCCTTGTTCAAAATCTGAAGGTATTCCAAGACATTACATGTAATCAAAAGAATAATGAATACTCATTTGAGATATGCAAATACTGAATATGTGCCAGAAAGCTAAAATAAATAgtgcatatattttacattttgaacATAGAACCCAGATTAAATGAAGAGTGTACACGCCTGTAACTGGTACGTAAGCAGCTCTCGATTCTGTCCCTCGATTCTGTCCCTTGTCTACTTAAACAAACTGGATAGACTACACCCTTTTATTCCCGTCATGTCATCCTGGTTATTGTACAACACAGTTGGAGGTATGGACGGGGTTCATGTCCCGAAACACACCTTGCATCACTTTGTCATTCAGAAGCAAATAATACTACTCTATCAGCATAGCTTCAcatggaagagagaagaagaaacattGTGGTACTATTCCATTTAATGTGATTTAGAACACCTTTGACTGTGATATCTTGGCTTGGTGTAGGCTGCTGCTATACAGTACATGACGCAAGTATTTCTTGAATTCCTAATAAAGCAAAGGAGTACCATTGAGGAGTAGTTGATCGAGCATTTATTTATGTGAacccattttattttgtaaagtgttaTGAGAATTGATGGTTTTGAAAGCCTGGTTTGAGGCTTAGGCAGGCAGTGGGTGATGCTTTAGTAATGTGGTAACTTCTtcactcttttctctctgcaGCATCCAGGACTGCATTAGCACTCTCCCTGGCCTCAGTAAGCAGAGCTGATGCTRTCTGTTGAGTCTGCAAAACACAAAACACGAGTGTATAAGTGTAACTATGAAATAACTGTATAACAATGTAATAATCCACTGGCTCTCACCAAAATCGAGcctttttttgttttgattcATTTTCCAGTACTGATAGATGACCTACGTTGTAACCTAGGCTACATCATTTTGGAGCGAGAAAGACCTATAGGCTACATTGTAACTTACAGACACTTTGAAGGACTCATCTGRGATACCCTTGAGGTTGATCGCAACGTTGTAGTAGGCTCCAAACACTGCCGTTTCCAGGGCTTTAGCTGCTACCTGCAACACCACAAATAATAACCATATAAGGAAGATGCTTTGTAGGCTGTCTACAGTACAATGCATGTCATAGCTCTGGGGCAtctgtcagaaaatgttttgcaaccaGACTTAATAGAGACACTTATGGGTGCCCTGGCGTTTTGAGATGCTGTTTTACGGTATGCCAGTAAGATGGTATGTGTAGATAAGCAGTTGGCACGAAACAAAATGGTCCACAGTTAGGTCATTAAAGCATGTCGGTATCTGCCCTCAAGCAAATAAACGACTGCATAGAAGCCACTCAGGTGTGCTTGCAAAGTTGCAATTTCTCTACGGTCTCAGTCACGGTACCTGGAGGTCAGACTTGCAGGCCACGTTTCCGTAGAGCACCATTTCCTTTAGACAAGGCCACAGCAGGTTGACTCGTTCCGCCAGAGACAGTGGGACCGCCACGGCTTGCTTCAGACCCTCCTGCATGGCATCTTCCCTCCTGGGGCAGGAACAGGGATAGGGGTAATGGTAAGGCAGAATTACGTAGGGATAGGGGAAGAGGCAGGTCAGAAGCaagaccagggtaggggtagaaGCAGGATTAGGGGTGGGGATAGGTATAAGGTATAGGAAAGAGGAAGAGTAGAGAAATTAGATCGATTTGGAGCATGACAAGACTACACCATGACTACAAGACTACTACACCTTACGTACAGTTAGAACAGGTGCGCTGACAGTAAATGAACTACAGTAAACCCGTCTTCTTTGGGAAAGCCTGCTTTACATGTTTACAGGGATAGGCCAGGTTGCTTGCCAGGTAAAYTMAGGTGACAGGTGAGGGCGGGATACAGGAGAATGTACAGTAATGAGTTTCCATAGATGTCAATCTGAAGTAAAGATGGTTTGAAACAGTTCCAACGTGCTGTGctgtttagatgtgtgtgtgtgtgtgtgtgtgcttaattACACATCTACTTTAATGACATGCTTCTCTGACATCTTGGATTCGACAGAACTGCCATATGTTGGTAGCATGGCAATCACCTTTTGACTTCATCTGATGTGTTTCTTGGCATCTTCAATGCAGCCTGAAAACGAGAAAGTTAAACCTTATAAAACAGGAGTAAAAGATTACATTCCACTACATTTTCATAGCAAAGTCACAATACAGCAAACATCAAGATCTTACCTTGGGTCGAACCTTCAAAGTAAGCATTTACAAGGAACAAAAACATAGTTTTTATCACTCGCTCTTCACCTGAACTTTTATCATCAGAAGAAATATTCATCATATTTTGTACGACTCTCTGCTTCGCTAAAAGGCAGGGCAGGGTCGCGTCGGGTGGGGTCGCATCgagcggcaggtagcccagcGGTTAGCTCATTGGGGcagtatccgaaaggttgctggtttgaatgcCCGAGCCgaaaaggtgaaaaaaatctgtcgatgtgcccttgagcaagggcacttaaacctaatttgTTCTAGGGGctccgtactactatggctgaccctgtaaaacaacacatttcactgcacctatccggtgtacgtgacaataaaacatttcttttttgtttcttttttctcAAGGCATAAGTTTAGCTAAGTATTTTTTTTCTTAGTTTGGAATCCAATCTGAATATGCTCTGAAACGGAATAAAGTGAAACAATAGTGAAAAATATTCAGTTAGGATTTCAGTCTAGCTTTTCCCTGTATAGTTCCTGCTTTCCCTAGCCCGGTTAACCCAGACTGAAGCTTTCCATGATATGTTTTCCTCTCACCATATAGCGACTGAATGCCTTGGAGTCTGCATCCACCATGACCAGCAGTTCATTCATGGCCTGATGGAAGGGAGGGATGAGTCTCCTCATGATGCTGTCCAGGCTATCAAACTGCCTCTTCCCATAGGTCATCTGACCCACCATGGCTCCCAGAGCAGCCCcctgaaatgcacacacacacacacacctttgactCCTCCTTGTATTGTACATACTTTATATTGGTTTATTCCTATGTGCTGGGCAAGGTCATAAGGGGAATATAGTCATCTACATGATATTAAAGATGGTTGTACCATTGCAGCGACGGCAGCAGAGACTGACCCTCCTCCTGGAGCAGCGGTTCTGGCCCCCACGCTGCGGACAAACtgctgcagagacagagacaccaggCGCTTGTCCTCCTCAGTCCTCTCCACCATGTACCTAGAGTCACAACCGTAGAAATAGATTTGAATGACTAGAATGGGAAAAGTCCCTTAGACCATGATAATAGTGCACTCATTGGTACTCACTCTATGATTTTCTCTTTGGGGACGAAAGGCCCAAGTGAATCAAGCCCAAGTTTACTGATGACCAGACggaccttgtgctcctcctccacaaTGAAGAGCCTGTCTCTCTGGATGTAGAAGTCAGCACAGTCCAGCACGGCTCTCAGAGGCATGATGCCTACAATCTGAGAGCCCACCACTGGCAGGTTCAGGTCCTGGGGAGYagaaggaagggaggagaggtgtCAAACTGGCTGAACATTTTGACATTATTAGTTGTCCTTATGTCACTGGTTCAAACCAGCAGATCAGTGAGAGGGTTTTGTACAATAATGCTGTACTCTTTGCAGCTGtggctgttgttgtgttgttgtaccTTGGCAGCACTGCAGACCTCTTCGTAAACAGCGTGGACGGGCGTCAGCTCAAAGTCCAGGATGTTGGTGGACACCTGGGCTATGTTCGCCTCTTCCAGGTACCAGCCCATTCCCTGCACCTTCTTCAGCCGACCCGGCTACAATACAAATCGATCATGTTACTCTCTTTGGAAGCAGACAAGGCATATGACTCAAAAATAGGCCTTTATTAGATCAGCATCAGTtataaagaagaggaagacaatgATGTCTCCGAAAAATGAGTGGAATCTCTTCCGAAGCCAAAGTAGCTGTGTGTCCTTCATCTCTGACATTGGGCGATCAAGATGTACAGTAGKGAGCCTACCCTACCTGGTCTTTGCTTCTGCCCTGTTCCCGGATATCTAGTGCYATCCGATGGGCTTGTTCCTTGGTGCTGAGGAGGTTTATGTTGTAGGCAACCAGGAATTTGCGAGCGCCTGCTACTGTAGCTCCCCAGGAGGGCACGAAGGCGGCAGGGCCATAGTCAGGAGCCGACTCTGTCCTCTTCAACTGAGGACAATAGACACATCGGTATAATTTAGTGCTTCCAACCCCtcttaaacattgtgtgtttgagctacagactttctttttttttttttacattggatttgtctatttctacTGCATCAGCCGATGCCAACCATTAGCCTGGGAGTTGAACTAGAGCAGTGTTACTGAGACAAGGGCGGATCCAGAAAATGGTTCTTCTCACACAAAAAAACGTCTGTAAAGTTAAGTACTGCTTTTCATTTTTAGCTTATTTTTCACAGATCTATGCTCTTTTACAATGAGGGAAATGTTGCCCATAGGGTACGAATACAATGAAGTTAGGTCAAACTCACTTTCTCAGACAAGGCCTCATACTCCCCTGCCCGGACAGAGGGAAGAGATCTCCTGTTCTCCTTCCTCGCTGCTTCTCCATAAAGATACACTGTGGAGAAACGACAATGTGTCTTATTCACCTTTGTGTGGCTTTCTGAGAACAATACCYttattttaccaggtaagttgactgYgaacacattctcatttacagcagcgacctgggaaatagttacgggagaggagggggatgaatgagccaattgtaagctggggatgattaccATATGAGAAAGAATACACAGAGTCAAGGTGCACTGCACTGAAACTGACCCTATGGCTTTGTCTACAGCTAAGCAAATGGACAATATGTTAACTATAGGTCAATAGGTCAGAGAGGAAAACCTACCAGGTACATGCAGCACATCTGTTAAGTGCTGGGCAAAAATGTTGGCACAGTTGACACAGTCCTCCATAGTGACATTCTGGACAGGGATGAAGGGACACACGTCCATGGCGCCCATCCGTGGATGCTCCCCTACAACAAACGTACATATTATTCCACTAAACAACTTACCAACAGTACTTAGCCACCCTTTATTTGCACTTAAAAGTGaggcggggcggcaggtagcctagtggttagagcgttggacttgctgcaagatcgaatccccgagctgacaaggtaaaaatatgtcgttctgcccctgagcaaggcagttaacccactgttcctaggccgtcattgaaaataagaatttgttcttaactgacttgcctagttaaataaaggtataaaataaAAGGTGGAGAGGAGTTGTGTGATATCTTTGAACATAACTGTTTGACTAAGTCATGTGAGAGTCTCTCtttttagctctctctctctctatctcctaccTGAGTGTTTGGTCATATCAATGAGTGGGAAGGCAGTGCGTGCAGCGTTCAGTGCACCCTCCACCACAGCCTGTGGCGAGCCTACGAAGGTGTAGACTGTACGGTTGGTGGAGGATCCAGGGTCCACGTCGAGCAGACTGCATCCCTCCGTGCTGGAGATGGCCTCTGCTATGGCATCAATCACCTGGAATGGGACCAAGTCACATTGACTCGTATAACTTGTTTCGTCCACATACAGTTATTCAGAAAACATTTTGTTGGTATCTCGAGATCATATTCAGGATTATACTGTAAAATTGTTTGTTTGCTTAGGTATTCACAGTCTCCATGAGCCCCCCTTGATTCCAGACACACTGATCTCATAAAATAtagaaaaatgtcaaataaaaataatgttaTTGGTAATCAAGATCGATGTTTCGGACAGAAAGTCTTCTTACATGACCAATATAAAGCTATCATGTGCATTGTGTTAATCACACCACAGACTACTACTAACAGCTTCCTTCTGCTGTGCAAACAGGTAACCCACTTTCTGTATCTCCCATGCCCACTCACCTTTTTGTTCCGGCCCTCGGAGAAGTTGGGCACACACTCCACCAGCTTAGCCATGATGCGTAATAATCACAGAGTCGGGTCGTCCAGGACAAGGACTCAGACGAATTTAAGGCAGAAGTgtattccccctttctctctgctccACGAGCACACACCAACCCATCCAGTATGTCTCTTCATCCCCAAACGGGACATTTAAGCAGTCTGTCCGTCTGTAACGCTGGTTGAATCATTAACTTACTCCACTGTCCTCTTATCTAGGTCAGCTGGCATTGATTCCCAGGCTGCTCTAGTCTAATATTTACCAGGACCTGGCGCGGATGGTGCCAGCCTCACATGAAACATTCGCAGACACTAATCCCTGATTCCCCATAGGTTAGACTTAAATACTGGAGCACCGGTTGCGAATGGTGAAGGAATAAATTCAGTATGATCAAAGGAGGTATCCAGGCTGACAGACAGATAGCTGGTGAACTCTCCACTCTAGCTGTTACCTCTGCTTTCTCACCACAGCCATAGTAAACGCTTGGCTAAGCCCTATTGGATGATATCTCAGGATCAGAGGATGAGAATTCCAATAARTATGATTGAAATGTGAWGTGGTGCACAGATCTAGACCCARCGCTGCATTATCATATTGCATTCATTGTGTATTCATGTCTTGTATTTATGGTACGCAGAGTTTCTGAACATTTTGGTACCAGTAACACCYTTTCCTAAATAGTACACATAATATGCACCATCACCAATAGGATTTCTTAAATCTGAATCAAAGAGCTTCATGTTGGTTATTATTAGCTATGGCAGTAGTGGCTCTATTATAGCCTCTGTGACATTTGTCCCAAAGGATTAAACAGTCTCGAATGGTCAAACATCCTCagcaatcagcattgagctaggTGATCAAAGCATTTCTCAGCTAAGTACCAATCAAATAGGCCAATtcttattatgtttattttttatttttttatttaacctttatttaactaggcaagtcagttaagaacaaattcttatttacaatgacggcctgccaatTGACAGATCCACATTGACAGATCGACCAGTTAGATTTATACAAGATGTAGCCTACTACTTTGGTCTTGATACACTGAAGATGCAACCACTGAGGCTGTAGGCTGTGCTATCTAGCCCAGTGTTTCTGAAACTTTTTCTGTGCTAGAGACTGTTCTAGCCAACTGTTGAAGGATTAACTAACATCAATTAATGAACACCCATCTATGGTTGCATCACATCATccccccaaaacaaaacaaacacagtcGGCTGGACTGGTTAATGAGTAATGCTACAGAGGGGATCTGGATGGATCGAGAAGCATTTATAGAACTGGGCACTAACAGACAAATCTTTGAGCGCTTATTGGTGCAGTGGAATACTCCTCCTACTACCTGGTCCTATTGACATACATTGGTACTATACATGACGTTAACTTCAATGCCTATGAATAAAATCAGATAATCgtttaaataaaatgaaaaagtcTAACTCCTTGTTTCACTTTGTGCTCAACCCAATCTTTAGTTGCTCAATGTGTGGGATGCAGATCATCAGAAAAGGGTGTTCATGTTATGTACACACATCACAAATGTGAGTATAATAAAATGGAATATTATCAAAGATTACCACTCtgacattattgttattattttggggctcccaagtggtgcagtggtctaagacactgcatctcagtgctactaCAGTGCTActgtcactacagacaacctggtttgaatccagactgtatcacaaccggctgtgattgggagtccataagGCAGGGCGCACAATTGCTCCATCGTCGtctgagtttggccggtgtaggctgtcattgcaaataagaatttgttcttaactgacatgcctagataaataaatgttacatttaaaaaaaaatctatgtagcTAAGGGTTATATTTAGGCATGTAGTAATGYGATATTATAGCTCAATTGCGAGTTTGTGGATCAACGCCCTCTATTTTTTAATGGACCTCAAACTCAAAATTGACAAAAACGATAACGCAAAAACGACAACGAATGCCTTCATGAAATACACCAGTAGATGTAAATTATTCCACAAATACCTATATAATTATGCATATAGCATATATCGTTTTTTCATGAATTGGATTATGTTGGCCGTGTTGGAGAGCATCAAATCCATGACGCATTGTAGGTAAATGGTGACTGACTGAAttatctacaaataataatgagtagttatttatggtGCTAAATTATTTGTAGATCTGTCAGTCGGTCGGCTGCAATGTGCATAATATTGAAGTGGTCAAAAACAGAAAAAGACGGAAATAGTCACGTCACTTTCCCGGCGTTTCACATGAGYCACGTCTGAGTTGAAAGGTTGAACGCAGTGGCGCTCTCGCGAGCTTCGTTCTCTGTTTTCACAACATAACACATTTTCAGATTTTACTAMACGTTTTTCGAAAATATCCAAGCGCTGCATAGAATGCTGGCTACAGGAGCAGTAAGTACACGAAATATGTTGCTAAKgttagctagctaggttaacaATAGTTAGTACAAGGCTTTTGTTTTTGCTAGCACAAGGCCAATCCCTGGCCTGAATTTGGCCAGCAGTACAGTTGCTAGCTGGCTGTAATGCTAAACTTGTTACAGAGCTGTTTTGAACCCCTCATGTGGCAAACTGTTTGgataatattcacatttgaaTGAGCCAGCTATTAGCTATGGTAGCTAACTTCTATTTGTGGGAAAGTTACCGTATCCATGAATGTAACGTTAATGTACATGTTGTTGACTGTTAGCTACCGTTTAGGTAGACAGCTAGCACTAGCTACCTAACGCTAGCTACCTAACGCTAGCTACCTAGCGCTAGCTACCTAGCTCTAGCTACCTAGCACTAGATACCTAGCACTAGATACCTAGCACTAGATACCTAGCACTAGATACCTAGCACTAGATACCTAGCACTAGATACCTAGCACTAGCTAACTCATTCATTCATTAAGGTGGCAAGAAACACCATTGTTAACCCTGTTGTTTACGGAATAATTCCAACACAATGTCAGTTTAGCTCACGGTGTCCACCTCTCCTGTAAAACAGGCTGTAACCACGGCTCTGGCCCAAGTGGATAGGGAAAAGATCTACCAGTGGATCAACGAGCTGTCCAGCCCAGAGACCCGCGAGAATGCCCTGCTTGAGCTCAGTAAAAAACGGGAGTCCGTGCCAGATTTGGCTCCAATGCTATGGCACTCCTGTGGAACTATAGCTGCTCTCCTGCAGGTAAGATTGTGGACATCACTCACTGGCTAGTCTCTWGCTGGATGTAGCATGATTTTCCTTTCTGTGAGTGTGGCTCTCAACTTGATGATGACCCTCTTCTTACGCTTTCATAAATAGGAAATTGTCAACATCTACCCRTCAATAAACCCCCCGACCCTCACCGCTCACCAGTCCAACAGAGTATGCAACGCATTAGCACTTCTGCAGTGTGTAGCCTCTCATCCAGAGACAAGGTGGGTCACTTGATTTTCTATCATCATGATTGAATTGTACAGTGCAATTAACAAAAACAGTCTGTGTTTTCTTCTATATGATGTGTTTTCTTCTATATGATGTGAAATGTCTAACTTATTTACTGTTGTCTTTCACAGATCGGCATTTCTGGCAGCACACATTCCTCTATTTCTGTACCCCTTCTTACACACTGTCAGCAAAACACGACCATTTGAGTACCTCCGACTCACCAGCCTAGGAGTCATCGGTAAATATCCTTTATATCATTTTTGTGGTTCTATTGCTATGATgccttctctgtcttttcttctctctcaatctcactcTCTGATGTTGTCATTGCCTAAGTCATGAAATGATCCAATTACTTTGACAATACAGTATGTGTCATGTATGTTTCTCTATAACTTGTTTCTGTTTGATTGGCAGGTGCCTTGGTCAAAACAGATGAGCAGGAAGTGATCAACTTCCTGTTGACAACAGAAATCATTCCCCTGTGCCTTCGCATAATGGAGTCTGGCAGTGAGCTTTCCAAAACGGTACATATCTcctgctctctgcctctcgctcgctctctgcctctcgctcgctctctctcgctcctgacCTCttgcctctcgctcgctctctgcctctctctcgctctctgtctctcgctctctgctctctcgctctctgctctctcgctctctgcatctctctctcgctctctgcatctctctctccgctctctgcctctcgctctctgccatctcgctctcgctctctgcctctcgctctctgcatTCTCGCTCTCTGCATCTCGCTTCTCGCTCTCTGCATCCTCGCTCTCTGcatctcgctctctgcctctcgctctctgcctctcgctctctgcctctcgctctctgcctctcgctctctgcctctcgctctctgcatctctctcgctctgctcttcgctctctgctctctctcgcgctctcgcatctctctctctgtatctcgctCTCTGTATCTCGCTCTCTGTATCTCAAGATACATGTATTTCAACCCTCATTTTTGTTCCACAGTAGCAACTTTATGCATCTCTGCATCtcgctctctgcatctctctctcgctctctgcctctcgctctcctccctctcgctctctgctctcgctctctgcctctcgctctctgtatCTCTAAAGATACATGTATTTCAACCCTCATTTTTTGTTCCACAGGTAGCAACTTTTATACTACAGAAAATACTCCTTGATGACACAGGGCTGGCATACATTTGCCAAACATATGAACGCTTCTCCCATGTGGCCATGATACTTGTAAGTTCAAGGTTAACCAATATTCAAAATATTATACTTTTCTAGACATTGGTTGCCTCCTAAGTAATTTTTTATACAACTGTCTTTTTCAGGGCAAAATGGTTCTTCAGCTCTCCAAAGAGCCCTCCGCTCGTCTTTTGAAACATGTTGTCCGCTGTTACCTACGCCTGTCAGACAACTCCAGGTATTGAAATCAACTCTTCGACCTGCTGTTGCTTGTCTCATTTAGTCTGTGTTCAATCCTTCAGTGTTTTGAAGCAATTTTCCAggaattacaacaacaaaaacatattgaGGAAAAGATTTTGGGAACTCTGAAAACAGTGGATGTGTTCATGGTCTTATCTTGATAGATAATAGATTCTGCTGAAAGTGGCTTACTCACTATCATAACTAACATGACTTTGTTTTTCTCACCTCTGCCCCCACACCAGAGCCCGAGAGGCCCTCCGTCAGTGTCTACCAGACCAGCTTAAAGACACCACGTTTGCCCAGGTCCTGAAGGACGACACCACCACCAAACGCTGGTTGGCACAGCTGGTGAAGAACCTACAGGAAGGCCAAGTCACAGACCCCAGGGGCATCCCTCTGCCCACACAGTAGCTCCCCTTACCTTTTCAGCAGGGTTGCACAATTATGTTAACTTTCCCATGATTCCCACGTTTACCAAGACTTTCCAGGGAATTTTCCAAATGAGATTTATttaaaacctgggaattttgcaaAAGTTACTGGGATTTTGCAACCCCACTTACCATGCAACTGCACTGAGTGACACCCACCAGCAAGGACCCAGCTTCCAGAAACAGGAAAAAGCCACCAGTTTGAATGACGGACGGACTCACAAAGGGGCACTTATTTTGTGAAGAAAGACTATTGAATGAAAGCCCTGTACTCTGCCGTTTTCTTACAGTATCTTTCATTCAGATCAAACCGCCTGCCCTATCTCCAGAAGTGTATGAATGCGTTTTCACTTGGTGTCAAACTattagttatatatattttttctttctcaAGGACATTTGGAGTCTTCACTTCACTGAGTGTTCTGAAATTGAAGTAGACGGCACAATAAAATGTTACACCTTGACATGTGCGATACTGTTTATGTGGCATACTTTCTCTTGTGTAATAATTAATTGAAATAACATATTACAAAGTGACTGCTTTGCAGTTTACATGGATGTGTAATTGATATACACATCTCAAATAGGCTAGTGTGTGGAAATMAACTGAAATCAAGCTGTATTGTGTACATTAGAGGTTGCAAGTAAACGTGTTGGTATGCTTCAGTGTTGACAGATtaagggacccccccccccatttgagcCTTGGCCCTGTCCATCTATGTGAAACCTGAGCTGCTGCAGTGTATTATTGATGCTCTGGAACCTGGAACTCGGCCACAGAAAGATAAGTTAATATTCTCAGTGCTCAACTGTAGAGGTAACTCCGGCCTCAACACAACCTTGTTCTCTGTCAGTGGCAAAGCATGTGaacttggggtggcaggtagcctagttagagcgttgggccagtaaccgaaaggttgctggatcgaatccccgagctgacaaggtaaaaatctgtcgttctgcccctgaacagttaacacactgttcccggtacgtcgtcattgtaaataagaatttgttctttattgacttgcctagttaaataaaggttaaaaaaaacattgagtaATGCGTCTCTGCTCTTTAA from Salvelinus sp. IW2-2015 linkage group LG27, ASM291031v2, whole genome shotgun sequence includes the following:
- the LOC111953479 gene encoding formimidoyltransferase-cyclodeaminase, with the protein product MAKLVECVPNFSEGRNKKVIDAIAEAISSTEGCSLLDVDPGSSTNRTVYTFVGSPQAVVEGALNAARTAFPLIDMTKHSGEHPRMGAMDVCPFIPVQNVTMEDCVNCANIFAQHLTDVLHVPVYLYGEAARKENRRSLPSVRAGEYEALSEKLKRTESAPDYGPAAFVPSWGATVAGARKFLVAYNINLLSTKEQAHRXALDIREQGRSKDQPGRLKKVQGMGWYLEEANIAQVSTNILDFELTPVHAVYEEVCSAAKDLNLPVVGSQIVGIMPLRAVLDCADFYIQRDRLFIVEEEHKVRLVISKLGLDSLGPFVPKEKIIEYMVERTEEDKRLVSLSLQQFVRSVGARTAAPGGGSVSAAVAAMGAALGAMVGQMTYGKRQFDSLDSIMRRLIPPFHQAMNELLVMVDADSKAFSRYMAALKMPRNTSDEVKRREDAMQEGLKQAVAVPLSLAERVNLLWPCLKEMVLYGNVACKSDLQVAAKALETAVFGAYYNVAINLKGIXDESFKVSTQQXASALLTEARESANAVLDAAERKE
- the LOC111953753 gene encoding CCR4-NOT transcription complex subunit 9 isoform X1; protein product: MLATGAAVTTALAQVDREKIYQWINELSSPETRENALLELSKKRESVPDLAPMLWHSCGTIAALLQEIVNIYPSINPPTLTAHQSNRVCNALALLQCVASHPETRSAFLAAHIPLFLYPFLHTVSKTRPFEYLRLTSLGVIGALVKTDEQEVINFLLTTEIIPLCLRIMESGSELSKTVATFILQKILLDDTGLAYICQTYERFSHVAMILGKMVLQLSKEPSARLLKHVVRCYLRLSDNSSPHTRAREALRQCLPDQLKDTTFAQVLKDDTTTKRWLAQLVKNLQEGQVTDPRGIPLPTQ
- the LOC111953753 gene encoding CCR4-NOT transcription complex subunit 9 isoform X2, whose amino-acid sequence is MLATGAAVTTALAQVDREKIYQWINELSSPETRENALLELSKKRESVPDLAPMLWHSCGTIAALLQEIVNIYPSINPPTLTAHQSNRVCNALALLQCVASHPETRSAFLAAHIPLFLYPFLHTVSKTRPFEYLRLTSLGVIGALVKTDEQEVINFLLTTEIIPLCLRIMESGSELSKTVATFILQKILLDDTGLAYICQTYERFSHVAMILGKMVLQLSKEPSARLLKHVVRCYLRLSDNSRAREALRQCLPDQLKDTTFAQVLKDDTTTKRWLAQLVKNLQEGQVTDPRGIPLPTQ